One Rhododendron vialii isolate Sample 1 chromosome 2a, ASM3025357v1 genomic region harbors:
- the LOC131312074 gene encoding serine carboxypeptidase-like 31 translates to MDFVVKVMFILVLSLTASPPFLVPVLGSRYGQWSTEKKLINSWGSEDLVTNLPGQPKVHFQHYAGYVTVNEKSGRALFYWFYEASTLPNDKPLVLWLNGGPGCSSVGYGATQEIGPFIVDSEGHALKLNPHAWNTEANMLFVESPVGVGFSYSNTTAEYDSLGDDFTANDAYTFLHKWFLKFPSYKSRMFYVAGESYAGKYVPELAELILDKNKDPSMFINLRGILLGNPETCDAEDWKGLVDYAWSHAVVSDETHATIKDSCDFNSNNTWSNEDCSQAVDEVLKQYKVIDIYSLYTSVCIGNSTGSEQTSLQVMFRSTSKMMPRIMAGYDPCLDGYATTYYNRPDVQKALHVSDGQNLKQWSICNMEIFKSWSDSKDSVLPIYKKLISAGLRIWVYSGDTDGRVPVLSTRYSLSSLGLPITRAWRPWYHNKQVGGWLQEYEGLTFATFRGAGHAVPIFKPSESLAFFSSFLRGESPPFER, encoded by the exons atgGATTTTGTAGTAAAGGTGATGTTTATCCTTGTTCTCTCTCTAACTGCATCACCACCATTCCTGGTTCCTGTTTTGGGATCTAGATATGGTCAGTGGAGTACAGAGAAGAAACTGATCAACTCATGGGGATCTGAGGATCTTGTGACTAACTTGCCAGGTCAGCCCAAGGTACACTTCCAGCATTATGCTGGATACGTGACAGTGAATGAGAAAAGTGGAAGGGCACTCTTCTACTGGTTCTATGAGGCATCAACTCTCCCTAATGACAAGCCTCTGGTGTTGTGGCTTAATGGAG GTCCTGGGTGCTCTTCTGTGGGATATGGAGCAACACAAGAAATTGGACCATTTATTGTGGACTCAGAAGGACATGCCCTTAAACTTAATCCTCACGCATGGAACACCG AAGCCAACATGTTATTTGTGGAGTCCCCGGTCGGAGTTGGATTTTCTTACTCAAACACAACTGCTGAATATGACAGTCTTGGAGATGACTTTACAG CGAATGATGCTTATACATTCCTGCATAAATGGTTCCTCAAGTTCCCATCGTATAAATCAAGGATGTTTTATGTAGCAGGGGAGAGCTATGCAG GGAAATATGTGCCGGAATTGGCTGAGCTCATCCTTGACAAGAACAAGGATCCATCTATGTTTATCAACCTGAGGGGCATATTG CTGGGAAATCCGGAAACATGTGACGCTGAGGACTGGAAAGGTCTGGTTGATTACGCTTGGAGCCATGCTGTGGTATCTGATGAAACTCACGCAACTATAAAGGACTCATGTGATTTCAACAGCAATAACACATGGAGCAATGAAGACTGTAGTCAAGCTGTTGATGAAGTACTCAAACAGTACAAGGTGATCGACATCTACAGCCTTTATACCTCAGTTTGCATCGGGAATTCCACAGGTTCGGAACAGACATCGCTGCAAGTAATGTTCAGGAGCACATCTAAGATG ATGCCAAGGATTATGGCTGGTTATGATCCATGCCTCGACGGATATGCGACAACTTATTACAACAGACCCGATGTGCAGAAGGCACTCCATGTTAGCGACGGTCAAAACCTCAAGCAATGGAGTATCTGCAA TATGGAAATATTCAAATCCTGGTCAGATTCAAAGGATTCTGTTCTTCCCATTTACAAGAAGCTTATAAGCGCAGGGCTTAGAATATGGGTCTACAG TGGAGACACAGATGGAAGGGTCCCTGTATTGTCCACAAGATACAGCTTAAGCTCTCTGGGACTGCCTATCACAAGGGCATGGAGGCCCTGGTACCACAATAAGCAG